Proteins from a genomic interval of Lemur catta isolate mLemCat1 chromosome 17, mLemCat1.pri, whole genome shotgun sequence:
- the SHLD1 gene encoding shieldin complex subunit 1 isoform X5 encodes MAAQEAAPSSQSEESYALDLPSACDIRDYALQRPSQKANSETFSSVDSLSFPCSSDVDPADLQE; translated from the exons ATGGCAGCCCAGGAAGCCGCTCCAAGCAGCCAGTCAGAAGAGAGCTATGCTTTGGACCTGCCATCAGCGTGTGACATAAGGGATTATGCCCTACAGAGACCCAGCCAAAAGGCCAACAGTGAGACTTTTAGTTCTGTGgactccctttcttttccttgctcTTCTGATGTCGATCCAG CAGATCTCCAAGAATGA
- the SHLD1 gene encoding shieldin complex subunit 1 isoform X6 translates to MAAQEAAPSSQSEESYALDLPSACDIRDYALQRPSQKANSETFSSVDSLSFPCSSDVDPGCKVP, encoded by the coding sequence ATGGCAGCCCAGGAAGCCGCTCCAAGCAGCCAGTCAGAAGAGAGCTATGCTTTGGACCTGCCATCAGCGTGTGACATAAGGGATTATGCCCTACAGAGACCCAGCCAAAAGGCCAACAGTGAGACTTTTAGTTCTGTGgactccctttcttttccttgctcTTCTGATGTCGATCCAG